A genomic region of Candidatus Pseudomonas phytovorans contains the following coding sequences:
- a CDS encoding glycine betaine ABC transporter substrate-binding protein, whose amino-acid sequence MATLKKMRRFLGVGTALVLGMSAAQAMAKEVSIGYVDGWADSVATTNVAAEVIKQKLGYDVKLQAVAAGIMWQGVATGKLDAILSAWLPVTHGEYWAKNKDKVVDYGANFKDAKIGLIVPEYVKANSIADLKTDTSFKQKIVGIDAGSGVMIKTDQAIKDYDLTGYKLQASSGAGMIAELTRAYDKQQSVAVTGWVPHWMFAKWKLKFLEDPKGVYGAAETVNSIGSKQLDKKAPEVAEFLKKFQWQSKDEIGEVMLAIQDGAKPEAAAKDWVAKHPDRVKEWTGK is encoded by the coding sequence ATGGCAACTTTGAAAAAAATGCGACGTTTCCTGGGGGTGGGCACCGCCCTGGTACTGGGGATGAGCGCTGCACAGGCAATGGCTAAAGAAGTCAGCATCGGTTACGTGGATGGTTGGGCCGACAGCGTCGCGACCACCAACGTGGCCGCCGAAGTGATCAAGCAAAAGCTCGGCTACGACGTGAAGTTGCAGGCCGTGGCTGCGGGGATCATGTGGCAGGGCGTTGCCACCGGCAAGCTCGATGCGATCCTCTCGGCATGGTTGCCGGTTACCCATGGTGAATATTGGGCCAAGAACAAAGACAAGGTGGTCGACTACGGGGCCAACTTCAAAGACGCAAAAATCGGCCTGATCGTGCCTGAGTACGTCAAGGCCAACAGCATTGCCGACCTCAAGACCGACACCAGCTTCAAGCAGAAAATCGTAGGTATCGACGCCGGCTCCGGCGTGATGATCAAGACCGACCAGGCCATCAAGGACTACGACCTGACCGGCTACAAGCTGCAAGCCAGCTCTGGCGCAGGCATGATTGCCGAGCTTACCCGTGCCTATGACAAGCAGCAGTCGGTTGCAGTGACGGGCTGGGTACCCCACTGGATGTTTGCCAAGTGGAAGCTCAAGTTCCTTGAAGACCCCAAAGGCGTCTACGGCGCAGCTGAAACCGTAAACAGCATCGGCAGCAAGCAACTGGACAAGAAAGCCCCTGAAGTGGCCGAGTTCCTGAAGAAGTTCCAGTGGCAGTCCAAGGATGAAATTGGCGAAGTCATGTTGGCGATTCAGGACGGTGCCAAGCCTGAAGCCGCGGCCAAGGACTGGGTGGCCAAGCACCCGGATCGTGTGAAGGAGTGGACTGGTAAGTGA
- a CDS encoding CS1 type fimbrial major subunit, with amino-acid sequence MKRMFLALPLALLFAGAAHAIDPIEKQVQVTAQVPTDAFFVEPVGGNWMNDPQELGWNPNQARLDPIRKELQVKSTVGPITAYLVSPAVIANGSNNIGLDVKVGDTVLQTTPAEVVSAAQAAPGAIIGFEVAAQPAPAAGYEPGNYQGLVSMIFETAAP; translated from the coding sequence GTGAAACGTATGTTCCTCGCCCTCCCGCTGGCCCTGTTGTTCGCCGGCGCTGCCCACGCCATCGACCCGATCGAAAAACAAGTGCAGGTAACGGCCCAGGTACCGACCGATGCGTTCTTCGTTGAGCCGGTAGGCGGCAACTGGATGAACGACCCTCAGGAGTTGGGCTGGAACCCCAATCAGGCCAGGCTCGACCCGATCCGCAAAGAACTGCAAGTCAAAAGCACTGTCGGCCCTATCACCGCCTACCTGGTATCGCCTGCCGTGATTGCCAACGGCTCCAACAACATCGGCCTGGATGTCAAGGTTGGCGACACCGTATTGCAAACCACCCCAGCCGAAGTGGTCAGCGCCGCCCAGGCAGCACCGGGTGCGATCATTGGCTTTGAAGTCGCAGCACAACCGGCGCCTGCCGCAGGCTATGAGCCAGGCAACTACCAGGGCCTGGTCAGCATGATCTTCGAAACGGCCGCGCCCTGA
- a CDS encoding DUF485 domain-containing protein — protein sequence MNDSIYLSIQNSPRFKELVTKRERFAWILSAIMLGLYCAFILLIAYGPHLLGAKLSPESSITWGIPLGVGLILSAFVLTAIYVRRANGEFDELNKAILKEAQQ from the coding sequence ATGAACGACAGCATTTACCTCTCGATACAAAACAGCCCCCGCTTCAAGGAGCTGGTCACCAAACGCGAACGGTTCGCCTGGATTCTTTCGGCGATCATGCTCGGCCTGTACTGCGCCTTCATCCTCCTGATCGCCTACGGTCCTCATTTGCTGGGCGCCAAGCTCAGCCCTGAGTCGTCGATTACCTGGGGCATTCCCCTGGGCGTCGGCCTGATCCTTTCGGCATTCGTCCTGACCGCCATCTACGTACGCCGAGCCAACGGCGAATTCGATGAGCTGAACAAGGCCATCCTGAAGGAGGCGCAACAATGA
- a CDS encoding beta (1-6) glucans synthase, giving the protein MDRPMPSSARLLLPLYLLACLLALIGLAGLWYGLGKPVHLPDAASSTHKLQCASYTPFDKDQSPYDQPFRLRPARMDADLALLAERFQCIRTYSMTGLEAIPALARKHGLKVMLGAWVNAHPADTDKEIDLLIATANANPDVVSAVIVGNETLLRKEVTGAHLAKLIARVKSQVKVPVTYADVWEFWLQHPQIAPAVDFLTIHLLPYWEDDPRGIDEALAHVADVRRVFGTRFAPKDILIGETGWPSEGRQREIAVPSRVNEARFIRGFVAMAESNGWHYNLIEAFDQPWKRANEGAVGGYWGLYDADRQDKGVLEGPVSNLHYWPQWLLASAVLMVLMLMMAGRPATPKAALLLPLLAAFGAGCLGLWGELMRTHARFAGEWLWAVALAGLNLLVLAHALLALAQRAGWRERLFAWLQARAGWLLLAAGFAAAVSMLAMVFDPRYRSFPSAALALPALVYVLWPVQARRAEVALLAFIVGAGVAPQLFVEGLENQQAWGWAVVSVLMTAALWRSLRLCKV; this is encoded by the coding sequence ATGGACCGCCCGATGCCCAGTTCTGCCCGCCTGCTGTTGCCGCTGTACCTGCTTGCCTGCCTGTTGGCTCTGATCGGGCTCGCCGGGCTCTGGTACGGGCTTGGCAAGCCGGTGCACCTGCCCGATGCGGCCAGCTCGACGCACAAGTTGCAATGCGCGTCCTACACGCCGTTCGACAAGGATCAGTCGCCCTACGACCAGCCGTTTCGCCTGCGCCCGGCACGCATGGACGCCGACCTTGCCTTGCTGGCTGAGCGTTTCCAGTGCATCCGCACCTATTCCATGACCGGCCTTGAGGCAATCCCGGCGTTGGCCCGCAAGCATGGGCTGAAAGTGATGCTGGGCGCCTGGGTGAACGCTCACCCGGCCGACACCGACAAGGAAATCGACCTGTTGATCGCCACCGCCAACGCCAACCCCGATGTGGTCAGCGCGGTGATCGTGGGCAACGAGACGTTGCTGCGCAAGGAAGTCACCGGCGCGCACCTGGCCAAGCTGATCGCCCGGGTAAAAAGCCAGGTGAAGGTGCCGGTGACCTACGCAGATGTGTGGGAGTTCTGGTTGCAGCACCCGCAGATTGCCCCGGCGGTGGATTTCCTGACCATCCACCTGCTGCCGTACTGGGAAGACGACCCGCGCGGCATCGACGAAGCCCTGGCCCATGTGGCCGATGTACGCCGGGTATTCGGCACGCGCTTTGCGCCCAAGGACATCCTGATTGGCGAAACCGGCTGGCCCAGCGAAGGCCGCCAGCGCGAGATTGCCGTGCCCAGCCGGGTCAACGAGGCGCGCTTCATTCGTGGCTTTGTGGCCATGGCCGAGAGCAACGGCTGGCATTACAACCTGATCGAAGCATTCGACCAGCCGTGGAAGCGCGCCAACGAAGGCGCAGTGGGGGGTTACTGGGGGCTGTACGACGCCGACCGGCAGGACAAGGGCGTGCTCGAAGGGCCGGTGAGCAACCTGCATTATTGGCCCCAATGGTTGCTGGCCAGCGCCGTACTGATGGTGCTCATGCTGATGATGGCCGGGCGTCCCGCTACACCGAAGGCGGCCTTGCTGCTGCCGCTGCTGGCGGCGTTCGGCGCCGGTTGCCTGGGGTTGTGGGGCGAGCTGATGCGTACCCATGCACGCTTTGCCGGGGAATGGCTGTGGGCCGTTGCGCTGGCCGGGCTGAACCTGCTGGTGCTGGCCCATGCGCTGCTGGCTTTGGCACAGCGGGCCGGCTGGCGTGAGCGCTTGTTCGCCTGGCTGCAGGCGCGGGCGGGTTGGCTGTTGTTGGCGGCGGGCTTCGCTGCGGCGGTGAGCATGCTGGCGATGGTGTTCGACCCACGTTACCGCAGCTTCCCCAGCGCGGCGCTGGCGTTGCCGGCGCTGGTGTATGTGCTGTGGCCGGTGCAGGCGCGGCGGGCGGAAGTGGCGTTGCTGGCGTTCATTGTCGGTGCTGGGGTGGCGCCGCAATTGTTTGTGGAGGGGCTGGAGAACCAGCAGGCCTGGGGTTGGGCGGTGGTGAGTGTGCTGATGACCGCAGCCTTGTGGCGGAGCTTGCGGCTGTGCAAGGTTTGA
- a CDS encoding CS1-pili formation C-terminal domain-containing protein, protein MTSHIPFRALYRGLPVAACLVAAAATGQAAPMALGGIDGLPREFEAHFYEVPLAVRVDLDGRYLGDAMVVLSRDQRVQLLEFTETLDSREPETLRRRWRERLADGRPLGDCQVDCPDGLRALHYSLVNSQLSLLTDQAEVSAANQRFHRLPEQGSYGLLLRNQLNLVNDGRATSGRYALQGQGSLGNWTTLADGQLDRGSDSQQGTRYRVDQLYGERLVQDHFYRLGYFTPSAQGLTRQPRLMGTSPDTTLGLMFGSSDSLAIDNGAPSATPIYVTPNRPAVAEIYRNGVLINSQPVQPGLQTLDSKVLPGGIYEVEIRLVEDGQVTSRSQAFIYKPSNWRSTDAPWRYNLYLGRQSSVLSNWQHDADDSLAAGVLANYLLHPRAIVGLSAQRIDETLQYGTSLDWDVRDRFKLYGNLFRAEGYGNGYDLQLIHAGESSSLVASQSSTWLARPESLRDADQPTHWQARQTQTSLSYNHRLDPRNTASVRVSHSSGASAGTGVDLGWSYFGQLMGSQANWRLSLFDRPGNVGTGEARSRGVNLSLSMSLGGTGGRRLSASVGSRTARDGGRDLNAALAYQQDVDLGPLRSVGLTASADRYGAGLGGDTQFESQQLHGDAYFQRSSYNGEFSGGLNLESMLAVGAGKAAVSGQYLPHQAGLIVDVESDIEGLVLRADDRHGGTANLRPGRNVVPVAAYKAGHVQFDLEGADATAAVIQPSSVDYHLNRGGIAYRQLRVLRTLTVIGRLLDSHGQPLRGAQVINHASRSVSEADGFFAVEMSESTPTLEIRQQGQAVCLLTLDLAQLKREDDVLLAGDQRCTPASLARAAAAGGERGES, encoded by the coding sequence ATGACCTCACACATTCCGTTTCGCGCGTTGTACCGCGGCCTTCCAGTCGCAGCCTGCCTGGTCGCTGCAGCGGCCACCGGCCAGGCTGCGCCCATGGCGCTCGGTGGCATCGACGGCCTGCCGCGAGAGTTCGAGGCGCACTTCTATGAAGTACCGTTGGCCGTCAGGGTGGACCTGGACGGCCGCTATCTGGGTGATGCGATGGTGGTGCTCAGTCGTGATCAGCGCGTGCAACTGCTGGAATTCACCGAAACCCTCGACAGCCGTGAACCAGAAACCCTCAGGCGGCGGTGGCGCGAGCGCCTGGCCGATGGCCGGCCACTGGGCGATTGTCAGGTGGATTGCCCCGATGGCTTGCGCGCGTTGCATTACAGCCTGGTCAACTCGCAGCTGTCACTGCTCACCGACCAGGCCGAAGTGTCGGCTGCAAACCAGCGTTTCCACAGGCTTCCGGAGCAAGGCAGCTACGGCCTGTTGCTGCGCAACCAACTCAACCTGGTCAATGACGGCCGGGCCACCAGCGGCCGCTATGCGTTGCAAGGGCAGGGCAGCCTGGGCAACTGGACGACTCTGGCCGATGGCCAGCTCGACCGAGGCAGCGATAGCCAGCAAGGCACGCGCTACCGGGTTGACCAGTTGTATGGCGAACGTCTTGTACAAGACCACTTCTACCGCCTGGGCTATTTCACCCCCAGTGCCCAAGGCCTGACCCGCCAGCCACGGCTGATGGGCACCAGCCCCGATACCACGCTTGGCCTGATGTTTGGCAGCAGCGACAGCCTGGCGATCGACAATGGCGCGCCCAGCGCGACGCCCATCTACGTCACCCCCAACCGCCCCGCCGTGGCGGAGATTTACCGCAACGGTGTACTGATCAATAGCCAGCCGGTGCAGCCGGGCCTGCAGACGCTGGACAGCAAAGTGCTGCCCGGTGGCATCTATGAAGTGGAAATCCGCCTGGTCGAGGACGGCCAGGTCACTTCGCGCAGCCAGGCGTTCATCTACAAACCCAGCAACTGGCGCAGTACCGATGCACCGTGGCGCTACAACCTGTACCTGGGCCGACAGAGCAGTGTGTTGAGCAACTGGCAACATGACGCCGATGACAGCCTGGCCGCGGGCGTGCTTGCCAACTATTTGCTACACCCGCGGGCTATCGTCGGCCTCTCGGCGCAGCGCATCGACGAGACCCTGCAATACGGAACGTCGCTGGACTGGGATGTACGCGATCGCTTCAAACTGTACGGCAACCTGTTCCGCGCCGAGGGCTACGGCAATGGCTATGACCTGCAACTGATCCATGCCGGTGAAAGCAGCTCGTTGGTGGCCAGCCAGAGCAGCACCTGGCTGGCCCGCCCGGAGTCGTTGCGCGACGCCGATCAGCCGACCCACTGGCAGGCCCGGCAAACGCAGACGTCACTGTCGTACAACCATCGCCTCGACCCGCGAAATACCGCCAGCGTGCGGGTGTCGCACAGCAGCGGGGCCAGTGCGGGTACGGGTGTAGACCTGGGCTGGTCGTACTTCGGCCAGTTAATGGGTTCGCAGGCCAACTGGCGCCTGTCGCTGTTCGACCGGCCCGGCAACGTGGGCACCGGCGAGGCCCGCAGCCGCGGCGTCAACCTGAGCCTCAGCATGAGCCTGGGCGGCACGGGGGGGCGGCGCCTGTCGGCCAGCGTCGGCAGCCGTACCGCGCGCGATGGCGGGCGTGACCTCAACGCCGCGCTGGCCTACCAGCAGGACGTCGACCTCGGCCCGCTGCGCAGCGTCGGCCTGACCGCCAGCGCCGACCGCTATGGCGCCGGCCTGGGGGGCGACACGCAATTCGAGAGCCAGCAGTTGCATGGCGACGCCTACTTCCAGCGCTCCTCGTACAACGGTGAGTTCAGCGGCGGGCTCAACCTGGAAAGCATGCTGGCGGTTGGCGCCGGCAAGGCAGCGGTGAGCGGCCAGTACCTGCCGCACCAGGCCGGGCTGATCGTCGACGTGGAAAGCGACATCGAAGGCCTGGTGTTGCGCGCTGACGACCGCCACGGCGGTACTGCCAATTTACGCCCTGGGCGCAACGTGGTGCCGGTAGCTGCGTACAAAGCGGGCCACGTGCAGTTCGACCTTGAAGGTGCGGACGCCACCGCCGCAGTGATCCAGCCCTCCAGCGTGGACTACCACCTTAACCGGGGCGGCATTGCCTATCGGCAACTGAGGGTATTGCGCACTTTGACGGTGATCGGCCGCCTGCTCGACAGCCATGGCCAGCCGCTGCGCGGAGCCCAGGTGATCAACCACGCCAGCCGCAGTGTCAGCGAAGCCGATGGCTTCTTCGCGGTAGAAATGAGCGAGTCGACACCCACCCTGGAAATTCGCCAGCAAGGGCAGGCCGTATGCCTGCTGACACTGGACCTGGCGCAGCTGAAACGTGAAGACGATGTGCTGTTGGCCGGCGACCAGCGTTGCACGCCGGCAAGCCTGGCTAGGGCCGCCGCCGCGGGTGGCGAGCGCGGCGAGAGCTAG
- a CDS encoding serine/threonine protein kinase, with protein sequence MLRSLRLAALLGSLLMAVAASARDIDAASYGYPLTNPFEATIATTPPDQRPTLPSDDEITQSDYSLNLRPEREFTLPDNFWAVKKLKYRLARQDHEAPLIFIIAGTGAPYTSSINEYLKKLFYQAGFHVVQLSSPTSYDFMSAASRFATPGVSQEDAEDMYRVMQAVRAQHPRLPISEFYLTGYSLGALDAAFVSHLDETRRSFNFKRVLLLNPPVNLYTSINNLDKLVQTQVKGIDRSTTFYELMLTKLTRYFQDKGYIDLNEALLYDFQQSKQHLSNEQMAMLIGTSFRFSAADIAFTSDLINRRGLIIPPKFPITESSSLTPFFKRALQCDFDCYMTEQVIPMWRARTGGNSILQLTNQVSLYALADYLHSSDKIAVMHNADDVILGPGDIGFLRKVFGERLTLYPHGGHCGNLNYRVNSDAMLEFFRG encoded by the coding sequence ATGCTTCGATCTTTGCGCCTCGCTGCCCTGCTCGGTAGCCTGCTTATGGCGGTGGCCGCTTCAGCGCGGGATATCGACGCTGCCAGCTACGGCTACCCCTTGACCAACCCGTTCGAGGCAACCATCGCGACCACGCCGCCGGACCAGCGCCCGACCCTGCCCAGCGACGACGAAATCACCCAGTCGGACTACAGCCTCAACTTGCGCCCGGAGCGCGAGTTCACCCTGCCCGACAACTTCTGGGCGGTTAAAAAACTCAAGTACCGCCTGGCCCGCCAAGACCACGAAGCGCCGCTGATCTTCATCATCGCGGGCACCGGCGCACCGTACACCAGCAGCATCAACGAATACCTGAAGAAGCTGTTCTACCAAGCCGGCTTCCACGTGGTGCAACTGTCGTCGCCTACCAGCTACGACTTCATGAGCGCCGCCTCACGCTTCGCCACCCCCGGCGTCAGCCAGGAAGACGCCGAAGACATGTACCGGGTGATGCAGGCCGTGCGCGCCCAGCACCCGCGCCTGCCGATCAGCGAGTTCTACCTCACCGGCTACAGCCTGGGTGCGCTCGACGCCGCCTTTGTCAGCCACCTGGACGAAACCCGCCGCAGCTTCAACTTCAAGCGCGTGCTGCTGCTGAACCCGCCGGTCAACCTGTACACCTCGATCAACAACCTCGACAAGCTGGTGCAAACCCAGGTCAAGGGCATCGACCGCAGCACCACGTTCTATGAACTGATGCTGACCAAACTGACCCGTTACTTCCAGGACAAGGGCTACATCGACCTCAACGAAGCACTGCTGTACGACTTCCAGCAGTCGAAGCAGCACCTGTCCAACGAGCAGATGGCCATGCTGATCGGCACCTCGTTCCGCTTTTCGGCGGCAGACATCGCCTTTACTTCCGACCTGATCAACCGCCGTGGCCTGATCATTCCACCGAAGTTTCCGATCACCGAGAGCAGCAGCCTCACGCCATTCTTCAAGCGCGCCCTGCAGTGCGACTTCGACTGCTACATGACCGAGCAGGTGATCCCGATGTGGCGCGCCCGCACCGGTGGCAACAGCATTTTGCAACTGACCAATCAGGTCAGCCTGTATGCCCTGGCCGACTACCTGCACAGCAGCGACAAGATTGCCGTGATGCACAACGCCGACGACGTCATCCTCGGCCCTGGCGATATCGGTTTCCTGCGCAAGGTGTTTGGTGAGCGGCTGACCCTTTACCCCCATGGCGGCCATTGCGGCAACCTCAATTACCGCGTCAACAGCGACGCCATGCTGGAGTTCTTCCGTGGTTAA
- a CDS encoding cation acetate symporter, which translates to MIRHAKALAVLACGAFAPAVWAADALTGEVQKQPLNVAAIAMFVAFVAFTLGITYWASKRNKSAADYYAAGGKITGFQNGLAIAGDYMSAASFLGISALVFTSGYDGLIYSIGFLVGWPIILFLIAERLRNLGKYTFADVASYRLGQKEIRTLSASGSLVVVAFYLIAQMVGAGKLIELLFGLDYHVAVILVGILMCLYVLFGGMLATTWVQIIKAVLLLSGASFMALMVMKHVNFDFNTLFSEAIKVHAKGEAIMSPGGLVKDPISAFSLGLALMFGTAGLPHILMRFFTVSDAKEARKSVLYATGFIGYFYILTFIIGFGAILLVSTNPDFKDAAGALLGGNNMAAVHLADAVGGSVFLGFISAVAFATILAVVAGLTLAGASAVSHDLYASVWRKGKANDKDEIRVSKITTVALGVLAIGLGILFEKQNIAFMVGLAFSIAASCNFPVLLLSMYWKKLTTRGAMIGGWLGLVSAVTLMILGPTIWVQILGHEKPIYPYEYPALFSMAIAFVSIWFFSITDKSKAADDERAKFFPQFVRSQTGLGASGAVSH; encoded by the coding sequence ATGATTCGCCACGCCAAAGCTTTGGCCGTACTGGCCTGCGGTGCCTTCGCACCCGCCGTGTGGGCCGCCGATGCCCTGACCGGCGAGGTGCAGAAACAGCCGCTGAACGTCGCCGCGATCGCCATGTTCGTGGCCTTCGTCGCCTTCACCCTTGGCATTACCTACTGGGCCTCCAAACGCAACAAGTCCGCTGCGGACTATTACGCCGCCGGCGGTAAGATCACCGGTTTCCAGAACGGCCTGGCGATTGCCGGCGACTACATGTCGGCCGCCTCTTTCCTGGGCATCTCCGCCCTGGTGTTCACCTCGGGTTACGACGGCCTGATCTACTCCATCGGCTTTTTGGTCGGCTGGCCGATCATCCTGTTCCTGATCGCCGAACGCCTGCGCAACCTGGGCAAATACACCTTCGCCGACGTGGCCTCGTACCGCCTCGGGCAAAAGGAAATCCGCACCCTGTCGGCCTCCGGTTCGCTGGTGGTGGTGGCCTTCTACCTGATTGCGCAGATGGTCGGCGCCGGCAAGTTGATCGAGCTGCTGTTCGGCCTGGACTACCACGTGGCGGTGATCCTGGTAGGTATCCTGATGTGCCTGTACGTGCTGTTCGGCGGCATGCTGGCCACTACCTGGGTACAGATCATCAAGGCTGTGTTGTTGCTGTCGGGTGCCAGCTTCATGGCACTGATGGTAATGAAACACGTGAACTTCGACTTCAACACCCTGTTCTCCGAAGCGATCAAGGTGCACGCCAAGGGTGAAGCGATCATGAGCCCGGGCGGCCTGGTAAAAGACCCGATCTCGGCGTTCTCCCTGGGCCTGGCGCTGATGTTCGGTACCGCCGGCCTGCCGCACATCCTGATGCGCTTCTTCACCGTCAGTGACGCCAAGGAAGCACGCAAGAGCGTGCTGTACGCCACCGGCTTCATCGGCTACTTCTACATCCTCACCTTCATCATCGGCTTTGGCGCCATCCTGCTGGTCAGCACCAACCCGGACTTCAAGGATGCCGCAGGCGCCTTGCTGGGCGGCAACAACATGGCGGCGGTGCACCTGGCCGACGCCGTGGGTGGCAGCGTGTTCCTCGGCTTTATCTCGGCAGTGGCCTTCGCCACCATCCTGGCGGTGGTTGCCGGCCTGACCCTGGCCGGTGCCTCGGCGGTGTCCCACGACCTGTACGCCAGCGTATGGCGCAAGGGCAAGGCCAACGACAAGGACGAGATCCGCGTGTCGAAGATCACCACCGTCGCCCTGGGTGTGCTGGCGATCGGCCTGGGCATCCTGTTCGAGAAGCAGAACATCGCCTTCATGGTCGGCCTGGCGTTCTCCATTGCGGCCAGCTGTAACTTCCCGGTGCTGCTGCTTTCGATGTACTGGAAGAAGCTGACCACCCGCGGCGCCATGATCGGCGGCTGGCTGGGCCTGGTGAGTGCGGTGACGCTGATGATCCTTGGCCCGACCATCTGGGTGCAGATCCTCGGCCATGAGAAGCCAATCTACCCGTACGAGTACCCGGCGCTGTTCTCGATGGCCATCGCCTTCGTCAGCATCTGGTTCTTCTCGATCACCGACAAGTCCAAGGCGGCTGACGACGAGCGTGCGAAATTCTTCCCGCAGTTCGTGCGGTCGCAGACTGGCCTGGGTGCCAGCGGGGCGGTTTCTCACTGA
- a CDS encoding molecular chaperone: MNIHRLIALALLVAPLATHAAPELNVGALYDYLDGGKSTLLKRVRNGGDTTAFVKVSVAELVYDNDGNAREVDTDGLPLEQRGLVASPARLIVPAQGMQAVRLVYRGARDQERYFRLRFVPVLPELGDGFAVDAEEAEDYREHLKAGVNLLAGYGSLLFVRPAETRFHTPVQRQGGLLSVTNEGNATVVLDHFRQCRTAGEACEPATKHHLLPGRNKQFAGDAERVHQFELLEGERRSTMVVER, encoded by the coding sequence GTGAATATCCATCGCCTGATTGCCCTGGCGCTGCTGGTAGCGCCACTGGCCACCCACGCAGCCCCCGAGCTCAACGTCGGCGCGCTCTATGATTACCTTGACGGCGGCAAGAGCACCTTGCTTAAACGGGTGCGCAACGGCGGCGATACAACGGCCTTCGTCAAGGTCAGTGTCGCCGAACTGGTCTACGACAACGATGGCAATGCCCGTGAGGTCGACACCGACGGCCTGCCGCTGGAGCAACGCGGCCTGGTGGCCAGCCCGGCGCGGCTGATCGTGCCGGCCCAGGGCATGCAGGCGGTGCGCCTGGTGTACCGCGGAGCGCGAGACCAGGAGCGCTACTTCCGCCTGCGCTTCGTGCCGGTACTGCCGGAGTTGGGCGACGGCTTTGCGGTAGATGCCGAGGAGGCCGAGGACTATCGCGAGCACCTCAAGGCCGGGGTCAACTTGCTGGCGGGCTACGGGTCCTTACTGTTCGTACGGCCTGCCGAGACCCGTTTCCACACGCCCGTACAGCGTCAGGGCGGGTTGCTTAGCGTCACCAACGAGGGCAATGCCACCGTGGTGCTCGACCATTTCCGCCAGTGCCGTACAGCGGGCGAGGCGTGCGAGCCCGCCACCAAGCACCATCTGTTGCCCGGGCGCAACAAGCAGTTCGCCGGGGATGCCGAGCGCGTGCATCAGTTCGAGCTGCTGGAAGGCGAGCGCCGCAGCACCATGGTGGTGGAACGATGA
- a CDS encoding response regulator transcription factor: MYKVLVVDDHPFIRATVCMLLRKERFEVVGQTDNGIDAVRLARELSPDLVVLDIAMPGLDGLEVIARFKGMACPPKVLVLTSQLPEAYSLRCMQAGAVGFVAKTDELDELGKAVRAALSGYTYFPEVALSSVHKQDLRYSDAQCIASLTDRELMVLQQLARGLSNKAIGEAMLLSNKTISTYKARLMEKLRVNSLIDLADFARRNALI; the protein is encoded by the coding sequence ATGTACAAAGTGCTGGTGGTAGACGACCACCCGTTCATCCGCGCCACCGTGTGCATGCTGCTGCGCAAGGAACGGTTCGAGGTGGTCGGCCAGACCGACAATGGCATCGATGCAGTGCGCCTGGCGCGTGAGCTGAGCCCGGACCTGGTAGTCCTCGACATCGCCATGCCCGGGCTTGATGGCCTTGAGGTGATCGCCCGGTTCAAAGGTATGGCGTGCCCGCCCAAGGTGTTGGTGCTGACTTCGCAGTTGCCCGAGGCTTATTCGCTGCGCTGCATGCAGGCGGGCGCGGTGGGTTTCGTGGCCAAGACCGACGAGCTGGACGAGCTGGGCAAGGCAGTGCGTGCAGCGCTTTCTGGCTATACCTATTTCCCCGAAGTGGCACTGAGCTCGGTGCACAAGCAGGACCTCAGGTACTCGGACGCGCAATGCATCGCCTCACTGACCGACCGCGAGCTGATGGTCTTGCAGCAGCTGGCCCGTGGGCTGAGCAACAAGGCGATCGGTGAGGCCATGTTGTTGAGCAACAAGACCATCAGCACTTACAAAGCCCGGCTCATGGAAAAACTGCGGGTCAACTCGTTGATCGACCTGGCGGACTTTGCCCGTCGCAATGCGCTCATCTAG